A single window of Oreochromis aureus strain Israel breed Guangdong linkage group 7, ZZ_aureus, whole genome shotgun sequence DNA harbors:
- the LOC116332716 gene encoding G-protein coupled receptor 22-like, whose protein sequence is MCPEKEATMSNVTVTDNTEPISGTMSPATPSLYPVSFQVSLTGFLMLEILLGLSSNLTVLALYCMKSNLISSVSNIVTMNLHVLDVLVCLCCIPLTIVVVLLSLEGDTALVCCFHEACVSFASVATAANVLAITLDRYDISVKPANRVLTMGRALALLATIWVLSFVSFLVPFIEVGFFAQGYTERNQTLVENVVPTNQYYNELGLYYHLLAQIPIFFFTAIVMLITYSKILQALNIRIGTRFHASQKKKARRKKRLSMTTMTTQQETTDGSQSSGTRNPTLGMRTSVSVIIALRRAVKRHRERRERQKRVFRMSLLIVSTFLLCWTPITVLNTVILSVGLSDLMVKLRLGFLVMAYGTTIFHPLLYAFTRQKFQKVLKSKMKKRVVSIIEADPTPNNAIIHNSWIDPKRNKKVTFEDKDAQLKCLSSENVE, encoded by the coding sequence ATGTGCCCTGAAAAAGAAGCCACCATGAGCAACGTCACGGTCACCGACAACACTGAGCCCATCAGCGGCACCATGAGTCCGGCGACCCCCAGCCTATATCCTGTTAGTTTTCAGGTCTCCCTGACAGGCTTCCTCATGCTAGAAATCCTGCTTGGCCTGAGCTCCAACCTCACTGTGCTTGCCCTTTACTGCATGAAGTCAAACCTCATTAGCTCCGTCAGTAACATCGTCACTATGAACCTCCATGTGCTGGATGTACTGGTTTGCTTGTGCTGCATCCCACTCACCATTGTGGTGGTCCTACTCTCCCTGGAAGGAGACACAGCCCTCGTCTGTTGCTTCCATGAAGCCTGTGTTTCCTTCGCTAGTGTTGCCACTGCTGCTAATGTACTGGCCATCACCCTTGATCGTTACGACATCTCTGTCAAACCAGCCAACAGAGTCCTGACCATGGGTCGTGCCCTGGCCCTGCTGGCCACCATCTGGGTGCTATCCTTTGTTAGCTTCCTTGTACCCTTTATTGAGGTGGGCTTCTTTGCTCAAGGCTACACAGAGCGGAACCAGACACTGGTGGAGAACGTGGTCCCCACTAACCAGTACTACAATGAACTTGGCCTCTATTACCACTTGCTTGCTCAGATTCCTATTTTCTTCTTTACTGCAATTGTCATGCTAATCACCTACTCAAAGATCCTGCAAGCGCTCAACATTCGCATTGGTACGCGTTTCCATGcttcacagaagaagaaagctCGCAGGAAAAAGCGTCTGTCCATGACAACCATGACAACACAGCAAGAGACCACGGACGGCTCACAGAGCAGTGGCACCCGTAATCCCACGCTGGGTATGCGAACCTCCGTCTCCGTCATTATCGCCTTGCGCAGGGCGGTTAAACGTCACAGGGAAAGACGGGAACGCCAAAAGAGAGTTTTCAGAATGTCCCTCCTCATCGTGTCTACTTTTTTGCTGTGCTGGACGCCCATCACGGTACTAAACACAGTAATCCTCAGCGTGGGCCTCAGTGACCTGATGGTCAAGTTGCGACTAGGCTTCCTGGTCATGGCTTATGGGACAACTATCTTTCACCCACTACTCTATGCCTTCACAAGGCAGAAGTTTCAGAAAGTCTTGAAAAGCAAGATGAAGAAGCGAGTGGTGTCAATAATTGAGGCGGACCCTACCCCCAATAACGCTATTATTCACAACTCTTGGATTGACCCAAAGAGGAACAAAAAGGTGACATTTGAGGACAAAGACGCCCAACTGAAATGTCTATCTTCAGAGAATGTGGAGTGA